A region from the bacterium genome encodes:
- a CDS encoding DNA alkylation repair protein translates to MLNRSPQRSRREKKSLSLRPLRSSVQKKLDEIKRKLRELANPERAKVSLRYFKTGPGGYGAGDLFLGNTVPDLRKLAGQYRDLNKKDILELLHSPIHEERVLALLILNLQFKSGAEPKRKEIHRLYLNNMKSINSWDLVDCSAPLLIGGYLLKKDTKILDKLAASNNLWERRTAIIATLAFIKQNEYGVTLRIATRLLKDKEDLIHKGSGWMLREVGNRAPEVLEAFLDKHAAIMPRTMLRYAIEKFNEPKRKAYLLKR, encoded by the coding sequence ATTTTGAACAGAAGCCCGCAAAGGTCGCGAAGAGAAAAAAAATCTCTATCTTTGCGTCCTTTGCGATCTTCTGTTCAAAAAAAGCTGGACGAGATCAAACGAAAACTGCGGGAACTTGCAAATCCTGAACGCGCAAAAGTTTCTCTCCGCTACTTCAAAACAGGCCCTGGCGGATATGGCGCCGGGGACCTTTTTCTGGGCAACACCGTTCCGGATCTGAGAAAACTTGCCGGTCAATATCGCGATCTTAACAAGAAAGACATACTGGAATTGCTTCATTCTCCCATTCATGAAGAACGTGTTCTTGCCCTGCTCATCTTGAATCTTCAATTCAAATCCGGTGCCGAACCAAAGCGTAAAGAAATCCACCGGCTGTATTTGAACAACATGAAGTCAATCAACAGCTGGGATCTCGTAGATTGTTCAGCGCCTCTCCTGATCGGAGGTTATTTGCTGAAGAAGGATACAAAAATCCTGGACAAGTTGGCTGCATCAAACAATCTCTGGGAAAGACGAACTGCAATCATCGCAACTCTGGCCTTTATCAAACAAAACGAATATGGCGTGACTCTGCGCATCGCTACACGGTTGTTGAAGGACAAAGAGGATCTGATCCATAAAGGATCCGGATGGATGCTCCGTGAAGTCGGCAACCGGGCCCCTGAAGTTTTAGAAGCCTTTCTTGATAAACATGCAGCGATTATGCCACGGACGATGCTGCGCTACGCAATCGAGAAGTTCAATGAACCAAAAAGAAAGGCGTATCTATTAAAGCGATAG
- a CDS encoding response regulator, with translation MSLNGLRVLVVEDEFLILELFEFTLKLNQAEVRTARSVNEALSVMESWLPEIVITDIGLPEQDGYAFISTLRMQPQTQSIPVIALSGYVSLNQEGPHNDALLIKLAKPVDPDHLIRILAEKSREIRGAGSNL, from the coding sequence ATGTCCCTGAATGGTCTCAGAGTTCTGGTTGTTGAAGATGAGTTTTTGATCCTGGAACTTTTCGAATTCACGCTGAAACTGAACCAGGCGGAAGTTCGAACAGCCAGAAGTGTAAACGAAGCGTTGAGCGTGATGGAATCCTGGCTTCCCGAGATAGTCATTACAGATATCGGTCTTCCGGAACAGGACGGATATGCTTTCATCAGCACTCTGCGCATGCAACCACAGACTCAATCGATTCCTGTAATTGCTCTGAGCGGATACGTCTCCCTCAATCAGGAAGGACCGCACAATGATGCATTACTCATCAAGCTAGCAAAACCGGTCGATCCTGATCATCTGATCAGAATTCTTGCAGAGAAATCCAGAGAGATCCGTGGAGCCGGCAGCAATTTGTAA
- a CDS encoding NAD(P)/FAD-dependent oxidoreductase, translating to MSESNDRQLGMMRRITRRDFLNGVARATAASITLPFWLPELHADAGDYPPALTGMRGSNDGSFEVAHQLRDGNLWSHYGEPEDTKETYDLVIVGAGVSGLSAAHFFLKEAGTKARVLLLDNHDDFGGHARRQEFTAGKSFLLTYGGSYAIESPAPYSKTSKALIEELGIDVQSFANHFVRNSYSSLGLSARFFFDRASFGIDRLVPDPFEPDYLGAAEVAKDAWPSFLQQTPMSELVKKDLQRLYSDATDYMPGLSSVEKKGKLARISYAQYLTDFVKCDPGIFPFFQARPHSLYGAGIDILPAQDAWGFSYPGFQGLNLDPEPGIGMNRDSIPNEEAQRYFYHFPDGNASIARLLVRKLIPEAIPGKTANDIVMARARYNKLDLENNTSRIRLSSTVVHVKQTDENEIEVIYVRKGKLQKIRASKCVLACWHTVIPYICPEFSREQKTALAYAIKVPLSYTRVAVRNWQPWVKLRVQSIYAPGSYFSHTHLAMPLQFDGYKTTSNPDEPMVIGMFRAPCRPGLPLKHQHRLGRTELLETDFTTFERNIREQLTAMLGPGGFDPAKDITGIAVHRWPHGYAYQYNSLFDPFWLQGKEGPCVLARKPCGRIAIANSDAGAYSYLDCAIDQAHRAVQEILAMK from the coding sequence ATGTCTGAATCGAACGATAGACAATTGGGCATGATGCGCCGCATCACCAGGCGTGATTTTCTCAATGGTGTGGCCCGCGCAACCGCCGCATCTATCACACTGCCATTCTGGCTTCCCGAGCTGCATGCAGACGCAGGAGATTATCCACCGGCTTTGACCGGAATGCGTGGAAGCAACGATGGTTCTTTCGAAGTTGCACATCAGTTGCGGGATGGGAATCTCTGGAGCCATTACGGCGAGCCGGAAGATACGAAGGAAACATACGATCTTGTCATTGTGGGAGCAGGAGTTAGCGGATTGTCCGCCGCTCATTTCTTTCTAAAGGAAGCAGGGACAAAAGCCCGCGTTCTCCTTTTGGATAACCACGATGATTTTGGAGGCCACGCGCGGCGTCAGGAGTTTACTGCCGGAAAATCATTCCTTTTGACGTATGGGGGAAGCTATGCAATCGAAAGTCCGGCCCCGTACAGCAAAACTTCAAAAGCACTGATTGAAGAACTGGGGATCGATGTACAGAGTTTTGCCAATCACTTTGTTCGGAATTCTTACTCGTCACTAGGCCTGAGCGCGCGCTTCTTTTTTGACCGGGCGTCTTTCGGAATCGATCGTCTCGTTCCGGATCCTTTTGAGCCGGATTATCTGGGCGCTGCTGAAGTTGCGAAAGACGCATGGCCTTCCTTTTTACAACAGACGCCTATGTCTGAATTGGTGAAAAAAGACTTACAGCGGTTGTACAGTGACGCAACGGATTACATGCCGGGACTTAGCTCTGTTGAGAAAAAAGGAAAACTTGCCCGCATCAGTTATGCGCAGTACTTGACCGATTTCGTGAAATGTGACCCTGGCATATTTCCCTTTTTCCAGGCGCGGCCGCATTCCCTGTACGGGGCGGGGATCGACATTCTGCCAGCGCAAGACGCGTGGGGATTTTCGTATCCCGGTTTCCAGGGACTGAATCTGGATCCTGAACCGGGCATCGGCATGAATCGCGATTCCATCCCCAACGAAGAAGCGCAAAGATATTTTTATCATTTTCCGGATGGAAACGCTTCTATTGCACGCTTGCTCGTTCGTAAATTAATTCCGGAAGCAATTCCAGGCAAAACCGCAAATGACATCGTGATGGCAAGGGCGCGTTATAACAAGCTCGACCTGGAAAACAACACATCTCGAATCCGTCTTTCCAGCACCGTTGTCCACGTCAAGCAGACAGATGAAAATGAAATAGAAGTGATTTATGTGCGAAAGGGAAAACTGCAAAAGATTCGCGCATCAAAATGCGTGCTTGCTTGCTGGCATACAGTAATTCCTTATATATGTCCCGAATTTTCGCGGGAGCAAAAAACTGCGCTTGCTTATGCGATCAAAGTACCACTGAGTTATACACGCGTAGCCGTTCGAAATTGGCAACCCTGGGTGAAACTCCGAGTGCAATCCATTTACGCACCGGGCAGTTATTTTTCGCACACGCATCTTGCGATGCCGCTTCAGTTTGATGGATACAAAACCACCAGTAATCCTGACGAACCTATGGTAATCGGAATGTTTCGAGCTCCGTGTAGACCGGGACTTCCTTTAAAGCACCAGCACAGGCTTGGCAGAACTGAACTTCTGGAAACGGACTTTACAACTTTCGAACGCAATATCAGAGAACAGCTCACCGCAATGCTGGGTCCAGGTGGATTCGATCCTGCGAAGGACATCACCGGAATCGCCGTTCACCGGTGGCCGCATGGATACGCTTATCAGTACAACTCGCTTTTTGATCCTTTCTGGTTACAGGGTAAGGAGGGTCCCTGTGTTTTAGCGCGAAAACCCTGCGGGCGAATCGCAATAGCGAACAGCGACGCAGGCGCTTATTCCTACCTTGATTGTGCAATCGATCAGGCACATCGCGCAGTGCAAGAAATTCTGGCGATGAAGTAG